In one Aquabacterium sp. OR-4 genomic region, the following are encoded:
- the icmF gene encoding fused isobutyryl-CoA mutase/GTPase IcmF: protein MTDLSAEYQSLANYRPQHKVRFVTAASLFDGHDAAINIMRRILQGMGAEVVHLGHNRSVDEVVTAALQEDVQGIAVSSYQGGHNEYFAYMVDLLQARGGGHIQVFGGGGGVIVPAEIRALAERGVRIFSPEDGQRMGLAGMIGEMVMRCDKSLSAHAPGTLAAIQGHGEANWRALAQLITALENGDADAALVAQLHAQAKAGTTPVLGITGTGGAGKSSLTDELIRRLRLDQDDALRVAVISIDPSRRKSGGALLGDRIRMNAISEWSAPTLAAARTSLPPEGAPAALGRPGGGGVASRQRVYMRSLATRDTGSEVSKALPDVIAAAKVAGFDLVIVETSGIGQGDAAIVPLVDVPMYVMTPEFGAASQLEKIDMLDFAEFVAINKFDRKGAADALRDVAKQVQRNREAFTVAAEQMPVYGTMASRFNDDGVTALYQALRERLVAQGLQLPVPEGRLPGVATRHSTHQTPVVPPQRVRYLADIADSLRGYKARVRQQAALAREIQQLRATADMLHADDPARDGARNTVLRLADERSTRLAPDARKLLAQWPEMLKAYAGDEYVVKIRDKEVRTGLVHTTLSGSKVRKVALPAYEDHGELLKWLMLDNVPGSFPYTAGVFAFKRENEDPTRMFAGEGDAFRTNRRFKLVSEGMPAKRLSTAFDSVTLYGNDPAVRPDIYGKVGNSGVSIATLDDLKVLYSGFDLCHPATSVSMTINGPAPSILAMFMNAAIDQQVEKFSADNGRAPTDTETLKIREWAQANVRGTVQADILKEDQGQNTCIFSTEFSLKVMGDIAEYFVHHNVRNFYSVSISGYHIAEAGANPISQLAFTLSNGFTFVEAYLARGMHIDDFAPNLSFFFSNGMDPEYTVLGRVARRIWAVAMRDRYGANERSQKLKYHIQTSGRSLHAQEIQFNDIRTTLQALIAVYDNCNSLHTNAFDEAITTPTEESVRRAMAIQLIINREWGLAKNENPNQGAFVIDELTELVEEAVLAEFEKIAERGGVLGAMETGYQRSKIQEESMHYEMLKHTGEYPIIGVNTFRNPHGEPVPEHIELARSTEDEKQSQLQRLADFHARHAAEAPAMLKRLQQAVIDNGNVFAVLMDAVRCCSLGQITSALFEVGGQYRRSM, encoded by the coding sequence ATGACCGACCTGTCCGCCGAGTACCAGTCGCTGGCCAACTACCGGCCGCAGCACAAGGTGCGCTTCGTCACCGCCGCGAGCCTGTTCGATGGCCACGATGCGGCCATCAACATCATGCGGCGCATCCTGCAGGGCATGGGCGCCGAGGTGGTGCACCTGGGCCACAACCGATCGGTGGACGAGGTGGTCACCGCCGCGCTGCAGGAGGACGTGCAGGGCATCGCGGTCAGCAGTTACCAGGGCGGGCACAACGAGTACTTCGCCTACATGGTCGATCTGCTGCAGGCCCGTGGCGGTGGCCACATCCAGGTGTTTGGCGGCGGCGGCGGCGTGATCGTGCCGGCCGAGATCCGCGCGCTGGCCGAGCGCGGTGTGCGCATCTTCAGCCCCGAGGACGGCCAGCGCATGGGCCTGGCCGGCATGATCGGCGAGATGGTGATGCGCTGCGACAAGAGCCTGTCGGCCCACGCGCCCGGCACGCTGGCGGCCATCCAGGGCCATGGCGAAGCGAACTGGCGCGCGCTGGCCCAGTTGATCACGGCACTGGAAAACGGCGATGCCGATGCGGCCCTGGTGGCCCAGCTGCACGCGCAGGCGAAAGCCGGCACCACGCCGGTGCTGGGCATCACCGGCACCGGCGGCGCCGGCAAGTCGAGCCTGACCGACGAGCTGATCCGCCGCCTGCGGCTGGACCAGGACGACGCCCTGCGCGTGGCCGTGATCAGCATCGACCCCAGCCGGCGCAAGAGCGGCGGCGCGCTGCTGGGCGACCGCATCCGCATGAATGCCATCTCCGAATGGTCAGCCCCCACGCTCGCCGCTGCGCGGACTTCGCTGCCCCCCGAGGGGGCGCCCGCCGCCTTGGGGCGGCCCGGCGGCGGCGGGGTCGCAAGTCGCCAGCGCGTCTACATGCGCAGCCTGGCCACGCGAGACACCGGCAGCGAGGTCAGCAAGGCCCTGCCCGACGTGATCGCCGCGGCCAAGGTGGCGGGCTTCGACCTGGTGATCGTCGAAACCTCGGGCATTGGCCAGGGCGATGCCGCCATCGTGCCCCTGGTGGATGTGCCGATGTACGTGATGACGCCCGAGTTCGGCGCCGCCAGCCAGCTCGAGAAGATCGACATGCTCGACTTCGCCGAGTTCGTGGCCATCAACAAGTTCGACCGCAAGGGCGCGGCCGATGCGCTGCGCGACGTGGCCAAGCAGGTGCAGCGCAACCGCGAGGCTTTCACCGTGGCGGCCGAGCAGATGCCGGTCTACGGCACCATGGCCAGCCGCTTCAACGACGATGGCGTCACGGCGCTGTACCAGGCGCTGCGCGAGCGCCTGGTGGCCCAGGGCCTGCAGCTGCCGGTGCCCGAAGGCCGCCTGCCCGGCGTGGCCACCCGCCACAGCACGCACCAGACCCCGGTGGTGCCGCCGCAGCGCGTGCGCTACCTGGCCGACATTGCCGACAGCCTGCGCGGCTACAAGGCCCGTGTGCGCCAGCAGGCCGCACTGGCGCGCGAGATCCAGCAGCTGCGCGCCACCGCCGACATGCTGCATGCCGACGACCCCGCCCGCGACGGCGCCCGCAACACCGTGCTGCGCCTGGCCGACGAGCGCAGCACGCGCCTGGCGCCCGATGCCCGCAAGCTGCTGGCGCAATGGCCCGAGATGCTCAAGGCCTATGCCGGCGACGAGTACGTGGTGAAGATCCGCGACAAGGAAGTGCGCACCGGCCTCGTGCACACCACGCTCAGCGGCAGCAAGGTGCGCAAGGTGGCGCTGCCCGCCTACGAAGACCATGGCGAGCTGCTGAAGTGGCTGATGCTCGACAACGTGCCGGGCAGCTTTCCGTACACCGCCGGCGTGTTTGCCTTCAAGCGCGAGAACGAGGACCCGACGCGCATGTTCGCCGGCGAGGGCGATGCCTTTCGCACCAACCGGCGCTTCAAGCTGGTCAGCGAGGGCATGCCGGCCAAGCGGCTGAGCACCGCCTTCGACTCGGTCACGCTGTACGGCAACGACCCCGCCGTCCGCCCCGACATCTACGGCAAGGTGGGCAACTCGGGCGTCAGCATCGCCACGCTCGACGACCTGAAGGTGCTGTACTCGGGCTTCGACCTGTGCCACCCGGCCACCAGCGTGAGCATGACGATCAACGGGCCCGCGCCCAGCATCCTGGCGATGTTCATGAACGCGGCCATCGACCAGCAGGTGGAGAAGTTCAGCGCCGACAACGGCCGCGCGCCCACCGACACCGAGACGCTGAAGATCCGCGAATGGGCCCAGGCCAATGTGCGCGGCACGGTGCAGGCCGACATCCTGAAGGAAGACCAGGGCCAGAACACCTGCATCTTCTCGACCGAATTCAGCCTCAAGGTGATGGGCGACATCGCCGAGTACTTCGTGCACCACAACGTGCGCAACTTCTACTCGGTGAGCATCTCGGGCTATCACATCGCCGAGGCCGGGGCCAACCCGATCTCGCAGCTGGCCTTCACGCTGAGCAATGGCTTCACCTTTGTGGAGGCCTACCTGGCGCGCGGCATGCACATCGATGACTTTGCGCCCAACCTGAGCTTCTTCTTCAGCAACGGCATGGACCCCGAATACACCGTGCTCGGTCGGGTTGCTCGCAGGATTTGGGCCGTGGCCATGCGCGACCGCTACGGCGCCAATGAGCGCAGCCAGAAGCTGAAGTACCACATCCAGACCTCAGGCCGCAGCCTGCACGCGCAGGAGATCCAGTTCAACGACATCCGCACCACGCTGCAGGCGCTGATCGCGGTGTACGACAACTGCAACTCGCTGCACACCAATGCCTTCGACGAGGCCATCACCACGCCCACCGAGGAGAGCGTGCGCCGCGCCATGGCCATTCAGCTGATCATCAACCGCGAGTGGGGCCTGGCCAAGAACGAGAACCCCAACCAGGGCGCGTTCGTGATCGACGAGCTGACCGAGCTGGTGGAAGAAGCGGTGCTGGCCGAGTTTGAAAAGATCGCCGAGCGTGGCGGCGTGCTGGGCGCCATGGAAACCGGCTACCAGCGCAGCAAGATCCAGGAAGAGAGCATGCACTACGAGATGCTCAAGCACACCGGCGAGTACCCGATCATCGGCGTCAACACCTTCCGCAACCCGCATGGCGAGCCGGTGCCCGAGCACATCGAGCTGGCGCGCAGCACCGAGGACGAGAAACAGAGCCAGCTGCAGCGCCTGGCCGACTTCCATGCCCGCCACGCGGCCGAGGCGCCAGCCATGCTCAAGCGCCTGCAGCAGGCGGTGATCGACAACGGCAATGTTTTTGCGGTGCTGATGGACGCCGTGCGCTGCTGCTCGCTGGGCCAGATCACCAGCGCGCTGTTCGAGGTGGGTGGCCAGTACCGGCGCAGCATGTAG
- a CDS encoding VOC family protein — MPGNFVWYELMTTDAGAACAFYRQVIGWAADSAQMPGMDYTLMANAHGQVAGVMALPAEVLAAGGRPAWSGFVEVADVDASTAAAQAAGGGVCVAPQDIPGVGRFATLTDPQGAVFNVYSSNQGAEKPQPAGAAGSVGWHELMATEPASALAFYAGLFGWVAADAIDMGEAGTYQLFRSAADGEAVGGLMRCMPGMPVPCWQYYINVPAIDAAVTRIAGAGGQVVNGPMQVPGGSWIVNAIDPQGAMFSLVAPAR; from the coding sequence ATGCCAGGAAACTTCGTTTGGTACGAGTTGATGACCACGGATGCGGGGGCCGCCTGCGCGTTCTACCGCCAGGTGATCGGATGGGCCGCCGATTCGGCCCAGATGCCGGGCATGGACTACACGCTGATGGCCAACGCCCACGGCCAGGTGGCCGGCGTGATGGCCTTGCCGGCCGAAGTGCTGGCGGCCGGTGGCCGGCCGGCCTGGAGCGGCTTTGTCGAGGTGGCCGATGTGGACGCCAGCACCGCCGCAGCGCAGGCGGCCGGCGGCGGCGTGTGCGTGGCGCCGCAAGACATTCCGGGCGTGGGCCGCTTTGCCACGCTGACCGATCCGCAGGGCGCGGTGTTCAATGTCTACAGCAGCAACCAAGGCGCCGAGAAGCCGCAGCCGGCCGGCGCCGCAGGCTCGGTGGGCTGGCATGAGCTGATGGCCACCGAGCCGGCCAGCGCCCTGGCCTTTTACGCCGGCCTGTTTGGCTGGGTGGCGGCCGATGCCATCGACATGGGCGAGGCCGGCACCTACCAGCTGTTTCGCAGCGCCGCCGATGGCGAGGCCGTTGGCGGCCTGATGCGCTGCATGCCCGGCATGCCGGTGCCCTGCTGGCAGTACTACATCAACGTGCCGGCCATCGACGCCGCGGTGACGCGCATTGCCGGCGCCGGCGGCCAGGTGGTCAACGGCCCGATGCAGGTGCCCGGCGGCAGCTGGATCGTCAATGCCATCGATCCGCAGGGCGCCATGTTCTCGCTGGTGGCCCCGGCGCGTTGA